In the Kwoniella shandongensis chromosome 1, complete sequence genome, one interval contains:
- a CDS encoding transcription elongation factor SPT6, with protein sequence MSDRSASPEGEGDEIRPFGEDRDSSEEESEDDPEEAKRIAEGFIVQDEEDDDEEEDEEDDEEERRRKRKEKKKRRKRERARLRKERDEVVLSDDELELLNENRGLAGPSQSRPLKRLRRRSGSGASDDEREGVPTLQDMFRDDEDRRDRDDDDEDDLMDFIEEDEEEEGATRETEEERRERKREEKLRRREAARTRPELAGVDRTSWDEIYAVFGDGQEYDWALEGEDGMDLDDDDEAAKKDLRLEDVFDPAEIKARRLQDEDKAVASKDQPERHQLVNSTLSDNPVFAPDSLYPPPDLAAGWAHTKISLRTQYLFCNMHEEGSYPEPTVDNPNPYPAYRRLDLALEYRNVVSTALNMMFVQHLEVPYLWHYKRDAFSVLENQGQSSVQFLERDELWQLYNLGIRFRAIFDRNQQTQQLWEKIKSRKPEIEDDYLTTKLLPSICMMSIESAAEGSDWVAYHYQSDLKAIKEEEAMEEGAKRLVERSEQEDLRQGPIMKLVEAYGISVSQVATTFNEPEGQPIPPKNPDRLPNDLAEEFSGEGTLFSSPESALSAASQILTTEFSKDPAIRQQTRDFMDACGVVSVTPTDRGMSVIDEYHLYYNFKFLTKKPVPMFKDSPQFLHMLKAEEEGLITITIEADEAQVQSFVETLVRCCRSNDYGEISTAWNAIRAEICSDVTRKYLVPAAAKWLKEHLKSEAEEYVAERCRTELELRANVRPFATSSMEQGETPSVLALTNGKGDIRDAVMAVMLDDDGNIRTQTKFDNLRDEADKASLIELVEKRKPKVVTIGGMSIQAARLRDDAAAALREVAIRSFGESPPVSEAYQSHEDFGAAMAIYDQKMAVYLTPLIFVNDATARLYSTSEEAEKEHPTLPVNGRYALGLARYTQNPLNAYCKLGRQVSSVTFMEHHQKLISPEKLLMHLERGLVNSVCGMGIEINSCVADPYQRAMLPFISGLGPRKADALIHGIQRNGALLNRLAFSDLGFFGPTIFENVAGFLTIESDLKDMMLEPQNPQEQPDPLDMTRIHPEDYEFAQKMCQDSLDLDVEDVTDRHKSEVVQTLMLDDNRAQKLGELNLDDFAFNLQRQGEGNKRHALGEIVNELIRYRADRRPPFYVPTEWEVVTMLTGETERTIGRGMKVTATVRKAIAARVFCQLESGMDAMLERDYVADDDQPPVQSCEDYFKPRQPVKAVVIMPEPNRFQVRISTRPSDLRQGVDFIQPFRDEPYNDLMRKAAAENDSAQKKRRQAGKIKRVVNHPNWHVLNSGQAEQFLASQHRGDVVIRPSSKGPDHLAVTWKVDEDVYQHIDVQEIDKPNEYSVGRLLRVAGRYTYSDLDDLIINHVMTMAKKFDEMQMHEKYKPEDELEAYLKNYVQAHPGRSMYGFSIDSDRPGYVKLCFLNKSTKDGGVISTWPVQVLPGAYKLNNAEVPGVTELCNAFKLQYSARLAEQGSGGKTPGIRVGKTPLAGSRTPGGKTPALGSRTPMYGVAPGRTPIHQPGMTPNPYGMPAQQPGYGAPPNGGYGMPPQAAYGMPPPPGGQGQYGIPPQGMGGYGGMTPGRGAPPAGGMNAERA encoded by the exons ATGTCTGACCGTTCCGCCTCAcctgaaggtgaaggtgacgAGATCCGACCATTCGGCGAGGACCGCGATTCATCCGAGGAAGAATCTGAGGACGATCCAGAGGAGGCTAAACGAATAGCTGAAGGGTTCATCgtacaagatgaagaagacgatgatgaggaagaggacgaagaagatgatgaagaggaacgacggagaaagaggaaggagaagaagaagcgaagaaagagggagagagctCGTctgaggaaagagagagacgaggtggTCCTCTCCGATGACGAGCTGGAACTTCTGAATGAGAACAGAGGACTGGCTGGACCCTCACAATCGAGACCGCTCAAgagactgagaaggaggagtgggagcGGCGCatcagatgatgagagggaaggtgtCCCCACACTACAAGATATGTTcagggatgatgaggatagaagagatagggatgacgatgatgaagatgatctgATGGACTTCattgaggaggacgaggaggaggagggagctACAAgagagacagaagaggagagaagagagaggaagagggaagagaagctgagaaggagagaagcagcAAGGACAAGGCCGGAGCTGGCGGGCGTGGACAGAAC GTCATGGGACGAGATCTATGCTGTGTTCGGTGATGGTCAAGAGTATGACTGGGCTCTTGAAGGCGAAGACGGTATGGAccttgacgatgacgatgaggcgGCCAAGAAGGATTTGCGGCTGGAGGAT GTATTTGACCCGGCCGAGATCAAAGCTAGAAGACTACAAGACGAGGACAAAGCCGTTGCAAGCAAGGATCAACCGGAGCGACATCAACTTGTTAATTCTACGCTATCCGACAATCCTGTATTCGCTCCCGACTCTCTGTATCCTCCACCAGACCTTGCTGCTGGATGGGCGCATACCAAAATCTCCCTCCGAACCCAATATCTCTTCTGCAATATGCACGAGGAAGGCTCTTACCCGGAACCAACTGTGGACAACCCCAATCCTTATCCCGCCTATAGACGATTAGATCTCGCGCTTGAGTATCGAAATGTCGTCTCCACAGCTCTCAACATGATGTTTGTTCAGCATCTCGAAGTGCCTTATTTATGGCATTACAAGCGAGATGCGTTCAGTGTTTTGGAGAACCAAGGACAAAGTTCGGTACAATTCTTGGAGCGTGACGAGCTGTGGCAATTGTACAATCTCGGTATCCGATTCCGAGCCATCTTTGATCGAAATCAACAAACACAACAATTATGGGAGAAAATCAAGTCTCGTAAACCGGAGATTGAGGACGATTACCTGACGACCAAATTGCTACCATCCATCTGTATGATGAGTATCGAATCGGCGGCGGAGGGTTCAGATTGGGTGGCATATCACTATCAATCGGATCTGAAGGcgatcaaggaggaagaggcgatggaagaaggcgCAAAGCGACTAGTAGAACGATCGGAGCAGGAGGATCTGAGACAAGGTCCTATCATGAAGCtagtcgag GCATACGGTATATCGGTATCTCAAGTTGCGACCACTTTCAACGAACCGGAAGGACAGCCCATTCCACCTAAGAACCCAGACCGATTACCGAATGATTTAGCAGAGGAGTTCTCAGGCGAAGGGAcgctcttctcatcaccaGAGTCGGCTCTCAGCG CCGCCAGCCAAATCCTTACCACCGAATTCTCCAAGGATCCAGCTATCAGACAGCAGACCCGAGATTTCATGGATGCTTGCGGTGTTGTCAGCGTGACACCCACAGACCGAGGCATGTCGGTGATCGACGAGTACCATCTATACTAT AACTTTAAATTCCTCACCAAGAAGCCTGTGCCCATGTTCAAGGACAGTCCCCAGTTCTTACACATGCTcaaagcggaagaagagggattgaTCACCATCACTATCGAAGCGGACGAAGCGCAAGTCCAATCGTTCGTGGAGACTTTGGTACGATGTTGTCGATCCAACGACTATGGAGAGATCTCAACGGCGTGGAATGCTATCCGAGCGGAGATATGTTCAGACGTCACACGGAAATACCTGGTACCTGCGGCTGCCAAGTGGTTGAAGGAGCACTTGAAGAGTGAAGCCGAGGAGTATGTCGCGGAGAGATGTCGAACGGAGCTTGAGCTG CGAGCGAATGTCCGACCTTTCGCTACGTCCAGCATGGAACAAGGCGAGACCCCGtccgttctcgctctcaccaaTGGCAAAGGTGACATCCGAGATGCTGTCATGGCTGTCAtgcttgacgatgatggcaatATCCGAACTCAAACAAAGTTCGACAACCTCCGGGACGAGGCTGATAAGGCGTCCTTGATCGAGCTggtggagaagcggaagccAAAGGTCGTGACCATTGGTGGCATGTCCATACAAGCTGCCCGACTACGAGACGATGCTGCCGCTGCCTTGCGAGAGGTTGCCATCCGATCGTTTGGAGAGAGTCCACCTGTATCAGAAGCGTATCAAAGTCATGAGGATTTCGGAGCCGCCATGGCGATCTACGACCAAAAGATGGCCGTCTACCTCACTCCTCTGATATTTGTCAACGATGCGACAGCTCGATTGTATTCGACTtcggaggaggcggagaaggaacACCCTACATTACCTGTTAACGGACGATATGCTCTGGGTTTGGCCCGATACACACAGAACCCGCTGAACGCGTACTGCAAGCTTGGTCGTCAAGTATCATCAGTCACTTTCATGGAACATCACCAAAAGCTC ATTTCCCCGGAGAAGCTTTTGATGCACCTAGAAAGAGGATTGGTCAACTCAGTCTGTGGTATGGGCATCGAGATCAACTCCTGTGTTGCGGACCCTTATCAGCGAGCAATGTTGCCGTTCATCTCCGGCCTCGGTCCCAGAAAGGCGGATGCTTTGATCCACGGCATACAACGGAATGGAGCGCTACTCAATCGACTCGCCTTCTCAGATCTTGGTTTCTTCGGTCCAACTATCTTCGAGAACGTAGCTGGTTTCCTTACCATCGAGTCCGACCTCAAGGACATGATGCTCGAACCTCAGAATCCACAAGAGCAACCGGATCCTCTCGATATGACCCGAATCCACCCCGAGGACTACGAATTTGCTCAGAAGATGTGTCAAGATTCATTAGATCTCGATGTTGAAGATGTCACCGACAGACACAAATCGGAGGTCGTACAGACGCTTATGTTGGACGACAACCGTGCGCAGAAACTCGGAGAGCTCAACCTGGACGACTTTGCTTTCAACTTGCaacgacaaggagaagggaacaAGCGACATGCATTGGGAGAAATTGTGAACGAATTGATCAGATATAGAGCAGATCGACGACCGCCATTCTACGTGCCGACTGAGTGGGAAGTGGTCACCATGCTTACTGGCGAGACCGAACGAACCATTGGTCGAGGTATGAAGGTGACCGCTACTGTCCGAAAGGCTATTGCGGCCAGGGTGTTCTGCCAACTGGAGTCAGGGATGGACGCTATGCTAGAGCGAGACTATGTGGCGGACGACGATCAACCTCCTGTTCAGTCGTGTGAGGATTACTTTAAACCTCGTCAACCCGTCAAAGCAGTTGTCATTATGCCGGAGCCGAATCGATTCCAGGTCAGAATATCAACGCGTCCTTCGGATCTTCGACAAGGTGTCGATTTCATCCAGCCTTTCCGAGATGAGCCATACAACGACCTTATGCGAAAAGCAGCGGCGGAGAACGATTCAGCGCAGAAGAAACGTCGTCAAGCGGGAAAGATCAAGCGAGTTGTCAATCATCCCAACTGGCATGTTCTCAACTCGGGTCAAGCAGAACAGTTCCTTGCTTCACAACATCGAGGGGATGTGGTTATCAGACCTTCGTCAAAGGGTCCCGATCATCTTGCTGTTACGTGGaaagtcgacgaagatgtctATCAGCATATCGACGTTCAGGAGATCGACAAGCCGAACGAGTACTCGGTTGGTCGATTGCTCCGAGTGGCGGGACGATATACATACAGTGATCTGGACGACCTGATCATCAACCacgtgatgacgatggcgaAGAAGTTTGACGAGATGCAGATGCACGAGAAGTACAAGCCGGAAGAcgagcttg AGGCGTACTTGAAGAACTATGTCCAGGCTCATCCCGGAAGAAGTATGTACGGCTTCAGTATCGACAGTGACAGACCGGGTTATGTCAAGCTTTGTTTCCTCAACAAGTCGACCAAAGACGGCGGTGTGATCTCGacatgg CCTGTCCAAGTTCTTCCTGGAGCTtacaagctcaacaatgcCGAAGTACCCGGTGTGACTGAACTGTGTAACGCTTTCAAACTTCAATACTCGGCCAGATTAGCAGAACAAGGAAGTGGTGGAAAGACGCCCGGTATTCGAGTTGGTAAAACTCCCTTGGCTGGAAGTCGAACGCCGGGAGGTAAAACGCCAGCTCTGGGATCAAGAACACCGATGTATGGTGTCGCTCCCGGCAGAACACCGATACATCAACCTGGTATGACGCCAAATCCAT ATGGCATGCCAGCACAACAGCCTGGATATGGAGCGCCTCCTAATGGTGGATATGGAATGCCTCCTCAAGCGGCATATGGGATGCCCCCACCACcaggaggacaaggacagTATGGTATCCCACCTCAGGGTATGGGTGGTTATGGTGGTATGACACCTGGTAGAGGGGCACCTCCTGCTGGAGGTATGAATGCGGAACGAGCGTGA
- a CDS encoding Sua5/YciO/YrdC/YwlC family tRNA threonylcarbamoyl adenosine modification protein: MSTNTPILRCTDFSSITVTPSSSSSHPLDSPSFSVPPSILTHLETASQHLHLHRTVAVPTETVYGLAASSLDPEAVQAIYRIKNRPSDNPLIIHVSSLDMLRRLLPPSYTLSPLYLALITAFWPGPLSLLFPSPNPPPPPAPQTNAIRMPAHPLALALINHSNLPLSAPSANSSGRPSPTRAEHVFNDLNGADGLGCILDGGDCGVGVESTVVNGLGWKEGGGGEVDILRPGGLGVEEIARIVEQVDGQAGKTAILVHGKIWQRGGPSVSTNPPTSNGHSLAESGKPKAATNLPPSTPGMKYRHYSPRVPVFLLEPSNVFSRPAAISDEAESSAQAVLRQIAQRVPLSKGKSRRRIGLLHFDNSPLRQQISSSINEAGIEIVPVSLGDSAATAAQRLFAGMLTLERVSSSQREHVEGGVDAIMIEGCSDDGLGLAVMERVGKAVGGGGRSGDLANGESKGGIEGGNRFWVDVGHR; this comes from the coding sequence ATGTCAACCAATACTCCCATTCTGCGCTGTACAGATTTCTCCTCGATCACCGttaccccttcctcctcgtcttcccacCCACTCGACTCgccctctttctctgttCCTCCATCTATCttaactcacctcgagaccGCTTCGCAACATCTTCACTTACATCGGACTGTCGCTGTACCGACTGAGACGGTATACGGTCTTGCGGCGTCGTCTCTCGATCCCGAAGCTGTACAAGCGATCTATCGAATCAAGAATCGACCGTCAGATAATCCTCTGATCATCCATGTCTCATCACTTGACATGTTACGACGGTTATTGCCGCCTTCATATACCCTTTCTCCATTGTATCTCGCTTTGATCACCGCCTTTTGGCCAGGACCTCTCTCGTTGCTCTTTCCTTCGcccaatccaccaccaccacctgcacctcaGACCAACGCTATCCGAATGCCCGCTCACCCACTCGCTCTGGCCCTGATCAATCATTCCAACCTTCCGCTCTCTGCTCCCTCAGCAAACTCTTCCGGAAGACCAAGTCCCACTCGCGCAGAACACGTGTTCAACGATTTGAATGGTGCGGATGGACTAGGATGTATTCTAGATGGAGGAGACTGTGGTGTAGGGGTGGAGAGTACTGTCGTGAATGGGTTaggatggaaggaaggaggaggcggagaggTGGATATACTTCGACCGGGAGGTTTaggagtggaagagattgCGAGGATAGTAGAACAGGTTGATGGACAAGCGGGCAAGACGGCCATATTGGTTCATGGCAAGATATGGCAAAGAGGAGGACCTTCTGTCTCGACCAACCCACCAACTTCGAACGGACACTCGCTTGCAGAATCAGGAAAGCCGAAAGCTGCGACGAATCTTCCCCCCTCAACACCCGGTATGAAATATCGCCACTATTCACCTCGTGTACCTGTCTTCCTCCTAGAACCGAGCAACGTCTTTTCCCGACCAGCCGCAATCTCAGACGAAGCAGAATCGTCAGCACAAGCAGTCTTGCGACAGATCGCACAACGCGTACCTCTGTCAAAGGGCAAGTCAAGACGGCGTATAGGTCTATTACATTTCGACAACTCTCCGCTTCGCCAACagatatcatcgtcgataAACGAGGCTGGAATAGAGATTGTCCCCGTATCACTGGGTGATTCAGCGGCGACAGCAGCTCAACGGTTGTTTGCCGGGATGCTTACTCTTGAACGCGTTTCATCGTCACAAAGGGAGCACGTGGAAGGAGGCGTAGACGCCATCATGATTGAAGGATGTTCGGACGACGGTCTAGGATTAGCCGTGATGGAGCGCGTAGGCAAAGcagttggtggaggagggaggtctGGTGATCTGGCCAACGGGGAAAGCAAAGGTGGAATAGAGGGTGGGAACAGATTTTGGGTGGATGTAGGACATCGCTAG